Proteins co-encoded in one Nocardioides sp. genomic window:
- a CDS encoding DUF4129 domain-containing protein, whose translation MTGPDEYPAPGAPGSASDPQSLPPTHQSPSTWGWGQPPGPGLPPWAHQPGMFAGAAHKPGAIPLRPLTLGDIYDAAFKIIRFNPKATVGAAVLVAGVAMAIPVVLTAILTFALDMSIDPEATDFSQRDAIGMASSLGSFGLGAVLQSLGLILVTGMIARVVAGAAVGRRMTLGEAWAATAGKRWRLIGLALLLGFVTTLILAVYIGAWALVILASPSGWVIAGWAAVSVPAFLIFMPWFWIRFYYLPVPALMLEPIGVIEAIRRGYSLSFARVLAYVRHRCPDADRRPDRQQHAGHALQLPGTGGHDGRSDDAVLPADLHAHPSGEHRNHHRVRRPLHRQRDGAAIPRPADPQGSLRRGVDESRRDHPRVRPLAMLAEPPLDPSGAEGRSLLRREMLKSEYADQEYVSRFIQWVQTTLLRAIDAASNTPPLLFFFGLILFLAVLMGTAFLLTRPSRSARKSGGSGAEVFADGRRTAAEHRASADAALADGRWDDVVLEGYRAAALRQIETGRLDDLPGATAREIAAAVAVEFPTLGVEMSQASAVFDLIAYGHREAIREQGVRMLALDDALAGAR comes from the coding sequence ACCGGGATCGGCCTCGGACCCGCAATCGTTGCCGCCGACCCATCAATCCCCATCGACCTGGGGATGGGGGCAACCGCCCGGACCGGGCCTGCCCCCGTGGGCCCACCAGCCGGGCATGTTCGCCGGGGCGGCCCACAAGCCGGGCGCGATCCCGCTCCGACCGCTGACCCTGGGCGACATCTACGACGCTGCCTTCAAGATCATCAGGTTCAACCCCAAGGCGACCGTCGGCGCTGCGGTGTTGGTCGCGGGCGTGGCGATGGCCATCCCCGTCGTACTGACCGCGATCTTGACGTTCGCCCTCGACATGAGCATCGACCCCGAAGCCACCGACTTCAGTCAGCGCGACGCCATCGGGATGGCCTCGTCGCTGGGCTCCTTCGGCCTCGGCGCCGTGCTGCAGAGCCTCGGCCTGATCCTGGTCACCGGGATGATCGCGCGCGTCGTCGCCGGTGCGGCGGTCGGGCGCCGGATGACGCTCGGCGAGGCGTGGGCCGCCACCGCCGGCAAACGCTGGCGCCTGATCGGTCTGGCGCTGCTGCTCGGCTTCGTGACCACCTTGATCTTGGCCGTCTACATCGGCGCGTGGGCGTTGGTCATCCTGGCCTCCCCGTCGGGGTGGGTGATCGCCGGCTGGGCCGCGGTGAGCGTGCCGGCGTTCTTGATCTTCATGCCATGGTTCTGGATCCGGTTCTACTACCTGCCGGTGCCGGCGCTGATGCTCGAACCCATCGGCGTCATCGAGGCGATCCGGCGCGGCTACTCGCTGAGCTTCGCGCGCGTTCTGGCGTACGTTCGGCATCGCTGTCCTGACGCTGATCGTCGCCCAGATCGCCAGCAGCATGCTGGCCATGCCCTTCAGCTTCCTGGGACAGGTGGGCATGATGGCCGGAGCGACGACGCAGTACTTCCTGCTGATCTTCATGCTCACCCAAGCGGTGAGCACCGTAATCACCACCGCGTTCGTCGCCCCCTTCACCGGCAGCGTGACGGCGCTGCAATACCTCGACCTGCGGATCCGCAAGGAAGCCTTCGACGTGGAGTTGATGAATCGCGCCGGGATCACCCGCGCGTGAGGCCGCTCGCGATGCTTGCCGAGCCGCCTCTCGACCCGTCCGGGGCCGAGGGGCGCTCGCTGCTGCGTCGCGAGATGTTGAAGTCCGAATATGCCGATCAGGAGTACGTCTCGCGCTTCATCCAGTGGGTGCAGACCACACTGCTGCGGGCGATCGACGCGGCAAGCAACACCCCGCCGCTGCTGTTCTTCTTCGGCCTGATCCTCTTCCTGGCAGTCCTGATGGGCACTGCCTTCCTGCTCACCCGGCCGAGCCGGTCGGCGCGCAAGTCGGGAGGCAGCGGGGCAGAGGTCTTCGCGGACGGCCGGCGTACGGCCGCCGAACATCGCGCGTCAGCCGACGCCGCACTGGCGGACGGCCGTTGGGACGACGTCGTCCTGGAGGGGTATCGCGCCGCCGCCCTGCGCCAGATCGAGACCGGCCGCTTGGACGACCTGCCCGGTGCGACCGCGCGTGAGATCGCTGCGGCGGTGGCTGTCGAGTTCCCCACGCTCGGGGTCGAGATGTCACAAGCCAGCGCAGTCTTCGACCTGATCGCGTACGGCCACCGCGAAGCGATCCGTGAGCAAGGGGTCCGAATGCTGGCCCTGGACGACGCCCTGGCAGGTGCGCGATGA